GCCGAAGCGGTGGTGCAGCGCACGCAGGTGGTGCTGCTGGCCGGCGAGTCGTGGGAACCAGACAGCGCCCAGGCCGTGCTCAGTTCCTTCGCGCACCACGTGCTGCCCCCTGCCGCCGCCGACAGCCCGTGCAGCCCGAGCCTAGACGACCGCGCCGTCGTGCCCGCCGCCACCGCCGGTGAGCCCAGCTCCCCCCAGCCGCCCTCTGCTCCTCCACCGGCCCAGGGCAGCGGCCAGCTCACCTTCTTCCTCTGCCGGCCATCGTCGCTGCGGGAGCGGCTGCCGCGCCTGCGGGAGGTGCTGCAGGGCGTGCGGGAGCAGAGTCGCGGCACCACGTCGGTCTTGGTGGGCGTGATCGTGCAGCCGCGGGAGGACGAGGAGGCGGAGGCCCGGCAGCGACTCGGGGACCTGCTTTGCGAGGTCTTCCAGGCCGAGGGCGCCGTGCCCGTCGAGGTGCACACCGCCATCTTCAAGCCCGGCCGGCCCGAGGGCGCCCTCGAGGTCAAGCGCGTCGCTGGCAGCATGTCGCCTACAGCACGCCGGATCTCGGGTAAGGCCTGGcccggttagggttgccaagtccaatacaagaaatatctggagactttgggggtggagccaggagactttgggggtggagccaggagactttgggggtggagccagaagcaaaggtgtgacaagcataattgaactccaaagggagttctggccatcacctttaaagggaccgcacaccttttaaatgccttgcctccattggaaataacggataggggcacctttttggggagctcatagaattggaccccctgatccagtatttttgaaacttggcgggtattttggggagagagcaATTGGTGAGCTGACGCTGCTGAATGGTCTGAGCCAAGTAGCCCCTGAGCCTGGCTCTGTTTCCTCCTGGCCACCAATGGCCCCATAGGGTAGCAGCTCCACCAGGAAATTTCCCAGGAAGTTAAAAGGCCTGTCTGTCCCCAAGATGAAGCCTGCTGTATACCCAGCCGAAGCATGTGTTCTCAGGTGCAAATGTGCCCAGAACTGTCTGCAGCTGAGGTCAGGAAGAGCTTTGTGGATgctctttttaaactttttattttttccccattcatatatgaacatatgaagctgccttatactgaatcagacctttggtccatcaaagtcagtattatcttctcagactggcagcggctctccagggtctgaagctgagtttttttacacctatttgcctggacccttttttggagatgccagggattgaacctgggaccttctgcttcccaagcagatgctctaccactgagccaccgtccctccccaaacatcatTTTACTACTCAGTATTCATCATCTTGCAGGAAGAAACTTTTATTTAAAATCTGGCCTCTCCATGTTTGAACCCTGGCTTtcggataaggttgccagctctgggttaggaattaacacctggggatttggggggtggagcctggagagggaggggtgggacctcagtggggtatgatgctatagagtccatcctccacagctgccattttttccaggggaacagtatcattccaggagatctccaggtcccacctggtcgTAATCTTACTGTCACCAGCAGGGAGAAATTTCATATCACTCCAAATACAAAATACTTTTAAAGAGAGACAGTTTACATAATTAAGTTGCCAGCTGCCTAGTGTAGAAAAATCATGGTAGGGCCCAGGGatcattttggagaaaaataggtggtggaactcattagcataacctattagcatatgccaccaccactccatccaaaagcaacctgatgcaagaaaggagagccctgggtgagcgaggcctgcctgggctggctagagatccagccagcccaagcaggccttgcttgcctggggctctcctgggtgccccccccagtcaaatggccagcaagccacccactgccccaaatcacattaagaagtggagaaaggatggcacgggcttctccaggggttaatgagggctgctgtgggcgcagcaaagcccctggtggctggcggGCTGTCTGTCTGTTCtcccaatccagggattgttatgcagctgcacctactattcaatggacaaggtaggtggataGGAAGAGGGGGATCCCTCatgaaggttcaggagctatgctcctttgagctcctgctgaatatgAGGCCTGGTAGGGGCATAATTCCATATAAAATCCACGcttccaaaatagccatttcacccccccccccccccgaggaactgatcttgaatgtttggagatcaattgtaaatagaggtcttcaggtgccacctggagtttggTAACCCTACTTTCAGAGTACCTTTAGCGGAGAAAATCTTGGCTATTCATATTGATGATGAAAATTCTCTACATTGTTCATTCCACTGGTCCTCCAGAGAATTGGGAAGATCCCTGGCTGCCTGGCATCCCTACTCCTTCACAGAACTCCCTAACTTGGATTACCCACGATTCTCAAGTTGTCATTTGCTTTTCCCTCCTCAAAGGCAGCAAGATGTGGTTGGATAAATCAAAGGTGATGCAGATTTTTGGAGCCATGCTGTCTGCTGGGACTGTGGCCTACGGAAGCTATTACTTCTACCACAACCGTCCTGAGTAAAGTGCCTGAACCTGCCAACACGTCTCCCTTTCAGCGTGGTTAAGGTGAGTCAGGGCGGTGTTGGTTCTGGTTTTGGAGAAGCTGTGGTGAAAATCCGGCATCTGCTTGGTGCTTTATTGAGGATTGGTGGATCAGGGGACCAATGGGATGAATTgcatgtcaggaggaatggggcATCTTTATATTCTAGCATCTGCTTTTGTGAACTTCTTGTGTTTGGCATATGGCATCCTggcgtagaagaagaagaaaaggaagaggaggaggagactcttcactacctgaagcttacagtctcctttctcttctcctccccacaacagacaccatgtgaggtaggtgggactgagagagctctcccagaattgctcttgagcagaacagccttaagAGAacttttgactgacccaaggtcacatcagcaggtgtatgtggaggagtggggaatcaaacccggttctcccagataagagtctgctcacttaaccactataccaaactggcttttttaaagggcgggagggggtgggggaagtagcCAGCTGCTGAGGCTCCTGAAAGCTTATTCTATTCTGGAGGGGGACATTCAGGCTGATTtatttaatataaataaatatttatatatttaatttaatatAATATTGCTGTGCTGTTTTTCTCCCAGAAGTGGTGTATCAGAAATTACAAAACTGTTCAAACAAATTGAAAGCAAAGGAAATGCAAGCATATCTAAGCTGGTCCTGGTCCACTGAGCTTCTTACCACAGGCCTCATGCTGTGAGCCatgggccaagagccctttagaacataagagaagccatgttggatcaggccagtggtccatctagtccaacagtctgtgtcctACAGTGggcaaatcccaggtgccatcaggaggaccagaagccctcccactgttgcccccccaagcaccaggaacacagaacatcactgctccagactgTATTGCCTggaccttgtggctaagagccactggtggacctttgttccatatgtttattcagtcccatcttgaagtcatctatgcttgtagctaccaccacttcCAACAACAGTGAATTCCTTAGGTTAACTACTCTTTGGGTGATGAAGTACCTTCCTTTTATCAGTGATTAGGAGTagcagactgattccccactcctccacatgcagccagctatagttctctcagagctgttctttcaaaatcaagtctctcagagctcttgcagccccacctgcctcacagggtgtctgttgtggagagaagaagggaaggagattgtaagccgctctgagactctgtacgaaaagctgggtataaatctaactcttctctttctcctggagagacagtttggtgtagtggttaggagcacagactctaatctgggagagccaggtttgatttccccactcttctacatgcAGTGGCtggtgtgaccttaggtcagtcacaagttctttcagagctgttgtct
The Heteronotia binoei isolate CCM8104 ecotype False Entrance Well chromosome 18, APGP_CSIRO_Hbin_v1, whole genome shotgun sequence genome window above contains:
- the LOC132586826 gene encoding uncharacterized protein LOC132586826: MERKEQRSGSPGRKSGRGGGRGGGPGEAEAVVQRTQVVLLAGESWEPDSAQAVLSSFAHHVLPPAAADSPCSPSLDDRAVVPAATAGEPSSPQPPSAPPPAQGSGQLTFFLCRPSSLRERLPRLREVLQGVREQSRGTTSVLVGVIVQPREDEEAEARQRLGDLLCEVFQAEGAVPVEVHTAIFKPGRPEGALEVKRVAGSMSPTARRISGSKMWLDKSKVMQIFGAMLSAGTVAYGSYYFYHNRPE